One Candidatus Flexicrinis proximus DNA window includes the following coding sequences:
- a CDS encoding SH3 domain-containing protein has product MKRTTLGIFFVVLTVAVLGSLLTISVSAQTTGTNWTGTFYNNTDLSGSPAASNEPYPSGVFANWGSGSPLRADNSTPVPGVNPDNFSARFTSSQVFSTAGTYTFTVYVDDGVRVFVNSAIVLDQFNQNTTGNYRTFTFQQTVSAGQTLSITLEFVEFTGNAVMSFQWGLSTGGTPTGPTATAVPPALGNVFTVRGLALRTGPYLGASMIGVVRPDFNFPILEKNFDEGLFPWYKIQDNNQRIGWVSGRYLNVTGNIDLVPERSTHFDQIDNPSDLPVLLDVVGYTRSVMNFRRRPSQRTTLLGQIPWGDPVEVIGRTVQGGQNFWLQVRYKGVVGWIYAPFVKLEGVVDAVPIR; this is encoded by the coding sequence ATGAAGCGTACAACACTTGGAATTTTCTTCGTTGTGCTGACGGTTGCGGTGCTGGGAAGCTTGCTGACCATTAGCGTCTCGGCACAGACTACCGGGACGAACTGGACAGGAACCTTCTACAACAATACTGATCTGTCAGGCTCACCCGCGGCATCGAACGAGCCCTATCCTTCAGGCGTATTCGCCAACTGGGGGAGTGGCTCTCCACTTCGCGCCGATAACTCGACACCCGTGCCGGGCGTCAATCCAGATAATTTCTCTGCGCGTTTCACGTCATCGCAGGTTTTCTCGACCGCAGGGACGTACACATTTACCGTCTACGTTGATGACGGGGTGCGCGTATTCGTCAACAGCGCCATCGTACTCGATCAATTCAATCAGAATACGACGGGAAACTACCGGACGTTTACGTTCCAGCAGACAGTTTCGGCTGGGCAGACGCTGAGTATTACCCTCGAGTTCGTGGAGTTCACCGGCAATGCCGTGATGAGCTTCCAATGGGGACTGTCAACCGGAGGCACGCCGACCGGTCCTACCGCGACGGCTGTACCGCCTGCTTTGGGTAATGTCTTCACGGTGCGCGGACTGGCGCTGCGTACCGGCCCGTATCTGGGCGCGTCGATGATCGGTGTCGTTCGTCCGGACTTCAACTTCCCGATTCTCGAGAAGAACTTCGACGAAGGTCTGTTCCCGTGGTACAAGATTCAGGACAATAATCAGCGTATCGGCTGGGTATCAGGCCGCTATCTGAACGTCACAGGCAATATTGATCTGGTACCTGAGCGAAGCACTCACTTTGACCAGATCGACAATCCATCCGACCTGCCAGTGCTGCTGGATGTCGTGGGGTATACGCGATCCGTCATGAACTTCCGCCGGCGCCCGAGCCAGCGCACGACTCTGCTGGGCCAGATCCCCTGGGGCGATCCGGTCGAAGTGATCGGCCGCACCGTCCAAGGCGGACAGAATTTCTGGCTCCAGGTGCGCTATAAAGGTGTAGTCGGCTGGATTTACGCGCCGTTCGTGAAACTCGAAGGTGTTGTGGACGCCGTTCCGATCAGATAG
- the thpR gene encoding RNA 2',3'-cyclic phosphodiesterase, which yields MPRLFVAIDLPEKLKESLGALPGQFEGARWIKPEQIHLTILFIGETNAASEIRSALSTFDGAPFELAVTGVGCFPEDARKAARVLWAGLTAPEAFLLLREQVRSALTPLRLPSDPAPFAAHITLARIPRGNERTNRMARQFLSLNAGLHSEPFPVNEFRLLESQQTASGSRYTVLGTYQRSA from the coding sequence ATGCCGCGCCTGTTTGTCGCAATCGACCTGCCGGAAAAGCTAAAAGAGTCCCTTGGCGCGCTGCCGGGGCAGTTCGAAGGCGCGCGCTGGATTAAGCCTGAGCAGATCCATCTGACGATACTATTCATTGGCGAAACGAATGCTGCCAGTGAGATTCGGTCGGCACTATCCACGTTCGACGGCGCGCCGTTCGAATTGGCGGTTACGGGAGTGGGATGTTTCCCCGAAGATGCGCGCAAAGCGGCCCGCGTACTTTGGGCCGGGTTGACCGCGCCGGAGGCGTTCTTACTGCTGCGTGAGCAGGTCAGGTCAGCCCTCACGCCGCTGAGATTACCGTCAGACCCCGCTCCGTTTGCCGCACATATCACGCTGGCACGGATTCCCCGCGGTAACGAACGCACCAACCGGATGGCGCGGCAGTTCCTGAGCCTGAACGCTGGGCTGCACAGTGAGCCTTTCCCTGTAAACGAGTTCCGATTGCTGGAAAGTCAGCAAACAGCAAGTGGATCGCGCTATACCGTGTTGGGTACGTATCAACGTTCGGCGTGA
- the phnD gene encoding phosphate/phosphite/phosphonate ABC transporter substrate-binding protein has translation MFNRKVIVVVALVILTALTSVAAVAQDALGSEENPIQVYFVPSVEAGVITSGGEVMAAALKEATGLNFEVFVPTSYAATVEAMCASPANSMGFIPSAGYVIANNRCGVTVAAAAVRRGWPVYWAAYVVRRDSGIRTFNDLAGKSWAYPDAGSASGFVFPSVELGQAGIEPGERVEAGSHNNVVLAVYNGEAEFGTTFFSPPALTGGAWSIGDNPEPYDLTVEESFIGDDGNLYVGDVRILDARANVRETAPDIVDAVKVLRLSAPIPNDTLSFGPEFPAELQAQIVDALIAFSGTEGWAQSIGSEDFYGWTSITPVEDSLYDIVRGQFDILGLTEDDVFN, from the coding sequence ATGTTTAACCGGAAAGTTATCGTCGTGGTCGCGCTGGTCATCCTGACCGCGTTGACCTCAGTGGCGGCTGTAGCGCAAGACGCGCTCGGCAGCGAAGAGAATCCGATCCAGGTCTACTTTGTGCCTTCGGTCGAAGCAGGCGTGATTACTTCGGGCGGCGAAGTGATGGCGGCGGCCTTGAAAGAGGCGACTGGTCTGAACTTCGAAGTGTTCGTCCCGACTTCGTACGCTGCGACGGTTGAGGCCATGTGTGCTTCGCCGGCGAATTCGATGGGCTTCATCCCTTCAGCCGGCTACGTCATCGCCAATAACCGCTGCGGCGTTACCGTGGCTGCAGCCGCTGTTCGCCGCGGTTGGCCAGTTTATTGGGCGGCCTACGTGGTTCGCCGTGACAGTGGCATCCGTACGTTCAATGACCTCGCCGGCAAGAGCTGGGCGTATCCGGATGCGGGTTCTGCCTCGGGCTTTGTCTTCCCGTCGGTTGAGCTTGGCCAGGCCGGAATTGAACCGGGCGAGCGCGTAGAAGCCGGTAGCCACAACAACGTTGTGCTGGCCGTCTATAACGGCGAAGCCGAATTCGGCACGACCTTCTTCAGCCCTCCGGCTCTCACCGGCGGCGCGTGGTCGATCGGTGACAATCCGGAACCGTATGACCTGACCGTTGAAGAATCGTTCATCGGTGATGACGGCAACCTGTATGTCGGCGATGTGCGCATCCTTGATGCTCGCGCGAACGTCCGTGAGACGGCGCCTGATATCGTCGACGCAGTCAAGGTCCTTCGCCTGAGTGCTCCCATCCCCAACGACACCCTCAGCTTCGGCCCCGAATTCCCGGCCGAACTGCAGGCGCAGATCGTGGACGCCCTGATTGCCTTCAGCGGCACCGAGGGTTGGGCTCAGTCGATCGGCAGCGAAGACTTCTATGGCTGGACCAGCATCACTCCGGTCGAAGACAGCCTGTATGACATCGTGCGCGGCCAGTTTGACATCCTCGGCCTGACCGAAGACGACGTGTTCAACTAG
- a CDS encoding CoA transferase subunit A translates to MGRFVTLSEAAEFVRDGMTLAFGGMTIYRRPIAFVLELLKRPQRPRDLTLFAFSHGYEADLLIGAGCVSAVRSCYFGLESFGLAPMFTEKSGRGEIQVIEETEASIGGGLRAAAANIGFMPSTAWIGTDLPSLRPDVRTITDPYTGETLTAFPAIKPDIAILHALEADKWGNIAINQNVGIDQELVCASGLVLVTYERLVDELVKSADRTILPAPVSDILAHAPDGAWPTSCYPLYPFDGAELMAYVEACNSGEFDGYVRRLMDHAER, encoded by the coding sequence TGTACGGGACGGGATGACGCTTGCATTTGGCGGGATGACAATCTACCGGCGGCCAATTGCGTTCGTTCTGGAACTCCTCAAACGTCCGCAGCGGCCCCGTGACCTGACCTTATTTGCGTTCAGCCACGGCTATGAAGCCGATCTCCTGATCGGCGCGGGCTGCGTGTCTGCCGTTCGCTCATGCTATTTTGGGCTCGAATCGTTCGGGCTTGCGCCGATGTTCACCGAGAAGTCCGGCCGCGGCGAGATCCAGGTGATTGAAGAAACCGAGGCGAGTATTGGAGGCGGCCTGCGTGCGGCCGCGGCAAACATCGGTTTTATGCCGTCTACCGCATGGATAGGCACGGATCTCCCTTCGCTTCGTCCCGACGTCAGGACCATTACCGATCCCTATACGGGCGAAACGCTGACGGCCTTCCCCGCCATTAAGCCTGACATTGCGATCCTGCACGCGCTAGAGGCCGACAAGTGGGGCAACATCGCGATTAACCAGAATGTGGGCATCGATCAGGAACTCGTGTGTGCCTCTGGGCTGGTTCTGGTGACTTATGAGAGACTGGTCGATGAGCTGGTCAAGTCTGCCGACCGCACGATTCTGCCGGCGCCGGTTTCAGACATACTCGCTCATGCCCCTGATGGTGCATGGCCAACCAGCTGTTACCCGCTTTATCCGTTTGACGGCGCGGAGTTGATGGCCTATGTGGAAGCCTGCAATTCCGGTGAATTTGACGGCTATGTCCGACGGCTGATGGATCACGCCGAACGTTGA
- a CDS encoding metal-dependent transcriptional regulator produces MDTPELVDDVSIKMRDYLVEVYRLSERLLREGDYVSTSALADLLMVTPPAVNRMINRLRQQGLIEHAPYQGIRLTDEGKREARVRLRAHRIAESFLVNVMGLGWEEVFYEAQRMSAGLTDMLLARMDEMAGRPQFCPHGEPIPALDGEIAPLNDFLLVNAPIGTPLIVSRVQTREADRLHYIKALGLTPGVLLQVHHCAPFSGPIQLKLRDEYRIIGHNLAEQIRVKSPNAE; encoded by the coding sequence GTGGACACGCCGGAGCTTGTTGACGACGTAAGTATCAAAATGCGCGACTACCTGGTCGAGGTCTATCGACTCAGTGAGCGCTTACTGCGTGAGGGAGATTACGTCAGCACGTCTGCGCTGGCGGACCTGTTGATGGTCACGCCTCCGGCGGTAAACCGCATGATAAACCGTCTCCGGCAGCAGGGATTGATCGAACACGCTCCTTATCAGGGTATCCGGCTCACTGACGAGGGAAAGCGAGAGGCGCGGGTACGCTTGCGCGCCCACAGAATCGCCGAATCCTTTCTGGTCAACGTGATGGGGCTGGGGTGGGAAGAAGTGTTCTACGAGGCGCAGCGTATGAGCGCCGGCCTGACAGACATGCTGCTTGCCCGCATGGACGAAATGGCCGGCCGGCCGCAGTTTTGCCCACACGGTGAGCCGATTCCTGCTCTGGATGGAGAGATCGCGCCGCTCAATGACTTTCTGCTCGTGAACGCGCCGATCGGGACGCCGCTGATCGTGAGTCGTGTCCAGACGCGTGAGGCGGACCGCCTGCATTACATCAAGGCGCTCGGGTTGACGCCCGGCGTGTTACTCCAGGTGCATCACTGCGCGCCGTTCAGCGGCCCAATCCAGTTGAAACTTCGCGATGAGTATCGGATCATCGGTCACAATCTCGCGGAGCAGATCCGAGTCAAGTCACCCAACGCAGAATAA
- a CDS encoding iron ABC transporter permease has translation MPLAFLLVFFIYPLFSVLQVSLTDEVGRLNLSGFGEIATSEYYRNTLWFTVWQAVLSTAITLALAVPAAFVFTRYKFSGKALLMAFATLPFVLPTVVVASAFDALLGERGLLNTLIVSVFRLDTAPIQLERTLGMVLIAHVFYNFAVALRMIAGFWANQSPRLEEAARVMGVSGWQLWWRVRLPLLRPAILASAVLVFIFTFTSFGVVLILGGPRFATLEVEIYRQAVSMFDLPVAAALSLVQIGMMFAMMVVYTRLQKRTAVPIQGRAIVERAPTTRMARLAVSVTVAAMVSLLFTPLIALVIRALTTAGGLENLGRLATNPRGSVLFVPPLVAIGNSVFFALITMLLAVSLGVLTAVLIDSRRGKWLDALFMLPLATSAVTLGFGYLIGLGRPPLNMRSSILLIPLAHTLVALPFVVRSVLPALRMIPRNITDAARVLGEGQGGVWRRVILPIVGRAVAVGATFAFTVSMGEFGASLFIARPETPTMPVVIFRLLGQPGVSNYGQALAMSVILMGVCAVAFVAIERLRVGGVGEF, from the coding sequence ATCCCACTTGCTTTTCTACTCGTCTTCTTCATCTACCCGCTGTTTTCTGTTTTGCAGGTAAGTCTCACCGATGAGGTGGGACGACTGAACCTGAGCGGATTCGGCGAGATCGCGACGTCTGAATACTACCGAAACACGTTATGGTTTACGGTGTGGCAGGCGGTCTTGTCGACGGCAATCACCCTTGCGCTGGCTGTTCCGGCCGCCTTTGTCTTCACGCGCTACAAGTTTTCCGGCAAAGCGCTGCTCATGGCGTTTGCCACCCTTCCTTTTGTCTTGCCAACCGTGGTCGTTGCCTCGGCCTTTGATGCGCTCTTAGGGGAACGGGGACTCCTCAATACGCTGATTGTCAGTGTCTTCAGACTTGACACTGCGCCGATACAGCTTGAACGCACACTTGGGATGGTGCTCATCGCGCACGTTTTCTATAACTTTGCGGTTGCGCTGCGGATGATCGCTGGATTCTGGGCCAATCAGTCCCCGCGATTGGAGGAAGCAGCCCGCGTGATGGGGGTGAGCGGATGGCAGCTTTGGTGGCGAGTTCGTCTTCCGCTGCTTCGTCCGGCAATCCTCGCGTCTGCCGTCCTGGTCTTCATCTTCACTTTCACGAGTTTCGGCGTAGTACTGATCCTGGGTGGGCCTCGGTTTGCCACACTTGAGGTTGAGATCTACCGCCAGGCGGTTTCGATGTTTGACCTTCCGGTGGCCGCGGCACTGTCACTGGTACAGATCGGCATGATGTTTGCCATGATGGTGGTGTATACGCGACTGCAAAAGCGCACCGCGGTACCCATTCAGGGACGGGCGATTGTGGAGCGCGCACCGACCACCCGAATGGCCAGACTAGCAGTCTCCGTGACCGTCGCAGCCATGGTCTCGCTGTTATTTACACCGTTGATCGCACTGGTGATTCGCGCGCTGACAACGGCAGGCGGCCTTGAGAATCTCGGACGGCTTGCCACCAACCCGCGCGGATCGGTTTTGTTCGTGCCGCCACTGGTGGCGATCGGCAACTCGGTCTTTTTTGCGCTGATTACGATGCTGCTGGCGGTCTCGCTCGGCGTCCTGACCGCGGTGTTGATCGATTCTCGGCGTGGAAAGTGGCTCGACGCGCTCTTCATGCTGCCTCTGGCAACGAGTGCGGTTACGCTCGGTTTCGGCTACCTGATCGGGTTGGGCAGACCGCCTCTGAATATGCGATCGAGTATCCTGCTCATCCCATTGGCTCACACATTGGTGGCGCTGCCTTTTGTAGTGAGGAGCGTCTTGCCGGCACTGCGGATGATTCCCCGCAACATTACCGATGCCGCGCGCGTCCTGGGAGAAGGGCAGGGCGGTGTTTGGCGTCGTGTGATTCTCCCGATAGTGGGCCGAGCCGTCGCAGTAGGTGCGACTTTCGCATTTACGGTCAGCATGGGCGAGTTCGGGGCTTCGCTGTTCATCGCCCGCCCGGAGACGCCGACGATGCCGGTTGTAATCTTCCGACTGCTTGGACAACCGGGAGTCAGCAACTACGGACAGGCACTGGCAATGAGCGTCATCCTGATGGGGGTGTGTGCCGTCGCGTTTGTGGCGATTGAGCGGCTACGGGTCGGCGGTGTTGGCGAGTTCTAG
- a CDS encoding metallophosphoesterase family protein, with protein MRILIISDIHANYTAFETVLKDAQGQWDYVWCLGDVVGYGPDPNECVEKLRELPHLCLAGNHDWAALDRLDIRTFNPDARRAVDWTRETLTQENTRWLEALPVTFVIGDYTLAHASPREPIWEYILETKTAADNFPHFETPYCLVGHTHQPVIYEMIGSFGDVTMNRPVYGQPRTLNGRRQIINPGSVGQPRDTDPRAAYSILDFERNIWEHRRIPYDVAAVQRRMRQHKMPDRLVARLELGM; from the coding sequence ATGCGGATCCTCATCATCTCGGATATACACGCGAACTATACAGCCTTTGAGACCGTCCTGAAAGACGCGCAAGGGCAGTGGGACTATGTGTGGTGTCTGGGCGATGTTGTCGGGTATGGGCCAGACCCCAACGAGTGCGTCGAGAAACTGCGCGAGCTGCCACATCTGTGCCTGGCGGGCAATCATGACTGGGCTGCGCTGGATCGTCTGGATATTCGGACGTTTAATCCGGATGCCCGGCGTGCGGTCGACTGGACACGCGAAACGCTCACGCAGGAAAACACGCGCTGGCTGGAAGCTCTTCCGGTAACATTCGTCATCGGCGATTATACGCTTGCCCATGCCAGCCCGCGCGAGCCGATCTGGGAATACATCCTGGAGACAAAGACGGCTGCGGATAATTTCCCGCATTTTGAAACGCCGTACTGCCTTGTGGGCCATACGCATCAGCCGGTGATTTATGAAATGATCGGCAGTTTTGGCGACGTGACGATGAACCGTCCGGTCTACGGACAGCCACGCACGCTCAACGGCCGCCGTCAGATCATCAATCCGGGAAGTGTTGGCCAACCGCGCGATACAGACCCGCGCGCAGCCTATTCGATCCTCGACTTCGAGCGGAATATCTGGGAACACCGGCGTATTCCCTACGATGTCGCGGCAGTACAGCGCCGGATGCGCCAGCATAAGATGCCCGACCGGCTCGTTGCCCGTTTAGAACTCGGAATGTAA
- a CDS encoding alpha/beta hydrolase yields MPSADTQTGARLHYLDTGGDGAPVLLLHGLVGTASQDFSQVIEWLRPNFRVIGLTFRGYGYSGPKPRGFPPAFYDIDARDVVAFIEAVNLPKCHLIGYSDGGEAALIAAGYAPDRFLTVTTIGATGYLSPVSRDRVRVYPGEWITPELRQLHGIADVTEFTRQWTDSYQGMIDAGGNLSLCNAHRVKCPVLLILGDRDRLNPPEAAQVYIDRVPDGHLVVVPDCGHAVHEEQWDTFVAEIRAHFRRAGGLS; encoded by the coding sequence ATGCCCTCCGCAGACACCCAAACCGGAGCCCGCCTGCACTACCTTGATACGGGCGGGGATGGCGCGCCGGTTCTGCTGCTCCATGGTCTGGTGGGCACTGCATCGCAGGACTTTTCGCAGGTGATCGAATGGCTCAGGCCCAATTTCCGCGTGATAGGGCTTACATTTCGGGGCTATGGGTATTCAGGACCAAAACCGCGCGGTTTCCCTCCAGCTTTCTATGACATCGACGCTCGTGATGTGGTTGCCTTCATTGAGGCGGTCAACTTGCCGAAGTGCCACTTGATCGGGTATTCCGACGGCGGAGAGGCCGCGCTGATCGCGGCAGGCTATGCGCCGGACCGCTTCCTGACCGTTACGACAATCGGCGCGACAGGCTATCTCAGCCCGGTCTCGCGCGATCGCGTCCGTGTTTATCCTGGAGAGTGGATCACCCCGGAACTGCGGCAGCTGCATGGTATCGCCGATGTGACCGAATTTACCCGGCAGTGGACCGACAGCTACCAGGGCATGATCGACGCAGGGGGTAACCTGAGCCTGTGCAACGCACACCGGGTGAAGTGTCCTGTGCTGCTGATCCTCGGCGACCGTGATCGGCTCAACCCGCCAGAAGCCGCACAGGTCTATATTGATCGGGTCCCAGACGGTCATCTGGTGGTTGTCCCCGACTGTGGACACGCGGTACACGAAGAACAATGGGATACGTTTGTTGCGGAAATACGCGCGCATTTCCGGCGCGCCGGAGGACTATCATGA
- a CDS encoding WD40 repeat domain-containing protein yields the protein MIRRFLMVWLLLILAGSATAQTATEPTSITARNADQVQFASEIEVEDVVNDLVFSPDGTLLVTAGNDTSVRVWSLEDNTQVTESFEHFSFVKGAAFTASVLATAGWDRTIITWKLENGELAPQTTIAGFDAVIEHLAISPDGTRILFGVGDGKVRVADSVTGEILLELPVGALRITAVAYSPNGEQIAAAGGFPSSGAQVWDATSGSQIAVIAHPGTVTSLAYTPDGQVLIAAGSDGTASLWQQHQQIASISADEWITDIALSPDGSTLVAARQDGVMTFWDISSPITPTLIVAVVAADGAINAVTFSPSGDKLATASEDGAVRFWQIR from the coding sequence ATGATACGCCGCTTTCTCATGGTCTGGCTGCTGCTGATCCTCGCGGGTTCGGCCACAGCGCAGACTGCTACTGAACCCACCAGCATCACTGCCCGTAACGCGGATCAAGTGCAATTTGCGAGCGAAATCGAGGTTGAGGACGTCGTCAACGACCTCGTTTTCAGCCCCGACGGCACACTGCTCGTCACCGCCGGAAACGACACGTCGGTCCGTGTATGGTCGCTGGAAGACAACACACAAGTGACAGAATCGTTTGAACACTTCTCGTTTGTGAAGGGCGCAGCGTTTACAGCGTCTGTCCTTGCGACCGCCGGGTGGGACCGCACGATAATCACGTGGAAACTTGAGAACGGCGAACTCGCACCGCAGACGACGATCGCCGGCTTTGACGCGGTTATCGAGCATTTGGCAATCAGCCCGGACGGCACCCGCATCCTGTTTGGCGTGGGCGATGGAAAGGTTCGGGTGGCGGATTCAGTGACGGGGGAGATTCTGCTGGAGCTGCCCGTCGGTGCGCTGCGAATCACGGCGGTTGCCTATAGTCCGAACGGAGAACAGATCGCAGCTGCGGGTGGTTTTCCAAGCTCAGGCGCGCAGGTCTGGGATGCCACTTCGGGTTCCCAGATCGCAGTCATCGCGCATCCCGGAACCGTCACGTCACTGGCCTATACCCCGGATGGGCAGGTGCTGATTGCGGCGGGAAGCGACGGCACGGCGAGTTTATGGCAGCAGCATCAGCAGATCGCCAGCATCAGTGCGGACGAATGGATAACAGACATCGCCCTCAGCCCTGACGGGTCGACACTTGTCGCGGCGCGCCAGGACGGGGTGATGACGTTCTGGGACATTTCCAGCCCGATAACTCCAACACTCATCGTCGCTGTCGTCGCGGCGGACGGGGCGATAAACGCTGTGACGTTCAGTCCATCTGGCGACAAGCTTGCCACAGCGTCCGAAGACGGGGCCGTGAGGTTCTGGCAGATTAGATAA
- a CDS encoding DUF4342 domain-containing protein translates to MTNEKNKETRTISEELEGVGNQVIERVQELLRQGNVRRLIVKTADDRVLLDTTLTVGAIAGTVLGLMTGPFGAIIAAIGATVARLKVEIVREISDEDVTAGGKKSKIEIKDE, encoded by the coding sequence ATGACGAACGAAAAGAACAAGGAAACCCGCACAATCAGTGAGGAATTAGAGGGTGTGGGCAATCAGGTGATCGAGCGCGTGCAGGAACTGCTCCGTCAGGGCAACGTGCGCCGCCTGATCGTGAAGACCGCCGACGACCGCGTATTGTTGGACACCACGCTCACGGTCGGGGCAATCGCCGGCACCGTACTCGGTCTGATGACCGGCCCGTTTGGAGCAATCATCGCAGCCATCGGCGCGACCGTTGCTCGCCTCAAGGTTGAGATCGTCCGCGAGATTTCGGACGAGGATGTGACTGCAGGCGGAAAGAAGTCCAAGATCGAAATCAAGGACGAGTAA
- a CDS encoding NAD+ synthase produces MPDIRSRLNINTSLARQMLTGFIKDQIAKAGMRGAVLGLSGGIDSALSAYLSAEALGAENVLAVRMPYRTSSQSSLTDADLVIEALGIKSLTVPITGMADALIEQFPDMTPLRKGNIMARLRMIVLYDQSAAHGLLPMGTSNKTEFLLGYSTIYGDSGVALHPIADLYKHQVRQMARSMGLPQPIIDKAPSADLWEGQTDEGELGFTYDDVDQVLYLLVDERYTVDQVIADGFDPEFVQKVWRRVKSNHYKRTMPNVAKLSGRTIGHDFLYLRDYTGR; encoded by the coding sequence ATGCCGGATATACGTAGCAGACTCAACATCAACACCAGCCTTGCCCGCCAGATGTTGACCGGATTCATTAAAGACCAGATTGCGAAAGCGGGGATGCGCGGCGCGGTACTCGGCCTCTCCGGTGGGATCGACTCGGCGCTGTCTGCCTACTTGAGTGCTGAGGCATTGGGCGCCGAGAATGTACTTGCCGTCCGGATGCCGTACCGGACTTCGTCGCAGTCCAGTCTGACGGATGCCGACCTTGTGATAGAAGCCCTTGGCATCAAGTCTTTGACCGTCCCCATCACGGGGATGGCTGATGCCCTCATTGAGCAGTTTCCTGACATGACACCCCTGCGCAAGGGCAATATCATGGCGCGCCTGCGGATGATTGTGCTCTACGACCAATCCGCCGCCCATGGATTACTGCCCATGGGAACCAGCAACAAGACCGAGTTTCTACTGGGCTACTCAACGATTTATGGCGACAGTGGGGTTGCCTTGCATCCCATCGCCGACCTCTACAAGCATCAGGTACGCCAGATGGCCCGCAGCATGGGTTTACCACAGCCGATCATCGACAAGGCCCCTTCAGCCGATCTGTGGGAAGGTCAGACCGACGAGGGTGAACTTGGATTCACCTACGATGACGTGGATCAGGTGCTGTACCTTCTGGTAGACGAGCGCTACACGGTCGATCAAGTGATTGCCGACGGCTTCGACCCTGAATTTGTCCAGAAGGTCTGGCGGCGGGTGAAAAGCAACCATTACAAGCGAACTATGCCCAACGTCGCAAAGCTCAGCGGACGCACCATCGGGCATGACTTTTTGTATCTCCGCGACTATACAGGACGGTAG
- a CDS encoding thiamine ABC transporter substrate-binding protein, translating to MNRLFLLLAALGLLLAPVSAQFVSIRLVTYDSFSVSEGVLEAFTAETGIVVELVRLADAGATVNQVILTRDNPLGDVLYGIDNTFLSRGLKAEIFDAYESPLLSAIPDAFKIDPEFNVTPVAYGDVCLNYDVSYFEENDLNIPASLEDLTLPEYNGLLVVENPATSSPGLAFLMATIAYFAESETMTWEEYWAQLVQNDVLVVEGWTEAYYGEFSGASEDGDRPLVVSYASSPPAEVYFAEPAPETAPTAAIAADGMCFRQIEFAGILAGTTHRGEAEQLIDFLLGIAFQEDLPLQMFVFPVSPDAALPDVFSEYAVLPENPATLPADEIESNREDWIQTWTEIVLR from the coding sequence ATGAACCGGTTATTCCTTCTTCTCGCGGCACTTGGACTCCTACTCGCGCCTGTTTCCGCCCAGTTTGTTTCGATTCGGCTGGTCACGTATGACAGCTTCAGCGTCAGTGAAGGTGTTTTAGAGGCCTTCACGGCTGAGACCGGAATCGTGGTCGAACTGGTCCGGCTGGCTGATGCGGGTGCGACGGTCAATCAGGTGATCCTGACCCGCGACAACCCTCTTGGCGATGTGCTGTACGGCATCGACAACACATTTTTGAGCCGCGGGCTGAAGGCGGAAATCTTCGACGCATACGAGTCCCCGCTTCTGAGCGCCATCCCCGATGCCTTCAAGATCGACCCGGAATTTAATGTGACGCCAGTCGCCTATGGGGATGTCTGCCTCAACTACGACGTTTCGTACTTCGAGGAAAACGACCTCAATATTCCTGCATCGTTGGAAGACCTGACGCTTCCTGAGTATAACGGCCTGCTCGTGGTTGAGAACCCGGCCACCAGTTCTCCCGGCCTCGCATTCCTGATGGCGACCATCGCTTACTTTGCCGAAAGCGAGACAATGACCTGGGAGGAATACTGGGCGCAGCTCGTGCAAAACGATGTGCTGGTTGTTGAAGGGTGGACGGAAGCGTATTACGGGGAGTTCAGCGGCGCAAGCGAAGACGGAGACCGTCCGCTGGTCGTAAGTTATGCAAGCAGCCCGCCGGCCGAAGTGTATTTTGCGGAACCCGCGCCGGAAACCGCCCCCACGGCCGCGATTGCGGCAGACGGTATGTGTTTCCGCCAGATCGAATTTGCCGGGATTTTGGCCGGGACGACGCACCGTGGCGAAGCTGAACAACTGATTGACTTCCTGCTTGGGATCGCGTTTCAGGAAGATTTGCCGCTGCAGATGTTTGTGTTTCCGGTAAGTCCCGACGCCGCACTCCCTGACGTCTTTTCGGAGTACGCGGTACTTCCTGAGAATCCGGCCACGCTGCCGGCAGATGAAATCGAGTCCAACCGCGAAGACTGGATCCAAACTTGGACCGAAATCGTTCTGCGGTAG